From one Eucalyptus grandis isolate ANBG69807.140 chromosome 9, ASM1654582v1, whole genome shotgun sequence genomic stretch:
- the LOC104420547 gene encoding pentatricopeptide repeat-containing protein At1g08070, chloroplastic-like, protein MEITTMPQAMQLHAQILKSPAAAGPDLNLSKLFTFSALSPRGDLRYARLILDSLAAPNSYFFNTMIRAYSQSPDPGHPPRALSLFLSMLHHPARPAPGPDKFTYPFVFKCCARSRSTRMGKQVHGLAVKSGLASDRYIEHALIHMYYACGRSGWACKVFDRMSQRDVVSWTCMIDGMVDDDCPVEAIRLFERMREEGVGVNDATVVSVLRACADTGALGMGKKVHEIAKEIEIDSKANVSTGLIDMYTKCGDLNSARQVFDDIAEKDAFACTAMIAGLASHGKCMDAIDLFREMRKMGIKPDERMMTAVLSACRNEGLGNEGLRYFKNMRRKYGVRPTIHHYGCIVDILARAGQLDEAEEFIRKMPIEADAVMWRNLIWACNVHGDMERGERLMKNLQLLESNADDCGSYVLIGNVYASAGKWHDKAKVRELMDKKGLRKPPGSSRIEIDGLIHEFVAGDSSHPEAEKIYEKLDEIEEKLLEEKHSPKLSQVLLEIDDEVKAFQLRHHSEKLAVAFGLIKTNPGSEIRIVKNLRSCEDCHAVMKLLSKIYQREIIMRDRIRFHYFRHGECSCGDCW, encoded by the coding sequence ATGGAGATCACGACGATGCCGCAGGCCATGCAACTCCACGCGCAGATCCTCAagtcccccgccgccgccggccccgACCTCAACCTCTCCAAGCTCTTCACCTTCTCGGCCCTCTCCCCGCGCGGCGACCTCCGCTACGCCCGCCTCATCCTCGACTCCCTCGCCGCCCCGAACTCCTACTTCTTCAACACCATGATCCGCGCCTACTCCCAGAGCCCCGATCCCGGCCACCCTCCCCGcgccctctccctcttcctctccatgCTCCACCACCCGGCCCGCCCCGCCCCCGGACCCGACAAGTTCACCTACCCTTTCGTGTTCAAGTGCTGCGCCCGCTCGAGGTCGACCCGAATGGGAAAGCAAGTGCACGGGTTGGCTGTCAAGTCGGGTCTCGCTTCGGATCGGTATATAGAGCACGCCCTGATCCATATGTACTATGCTTGCGGGCGGTCGGGTTGGGCGTGTAAGGTGTTCGATAGAATGTCGCAGAGAGATGTGGTCTCGTGGACTTGCATGATCGATGGGATGGTTGATGACGATTGTCCTGTGGAGGCGATCAGGTTGTTTGAGAGGATGAGGGAGGAAGGAGTCGGGGTTAATGATGCGACGGTGGTCTCGGTATTGAGAGCGTGTGCCGACACCGGGGCATTGGGAATGGGGAAGAAGGTACATGAGATTGCCAAGGAGATAGAGATTGATTCGAAGGCTAATGTCAGCACCGGACTCATCGATATGTACACAAAGTGCGGGGATTTGAACAGTGCGAGGCAAGTTTTTGATGACATTGCGGAAAAGGATGCTTTTGCTTGTACAGCAATGATAGCTGGGCTGGCCAGTCATGGAAAGTGCATGGATGCTATTGATTTATTCCGCGAGATGAGGAAAATGGGCATAAAACCAGATGAAAGGATGATGACTGCAGTTTTATCGGCATGTCGAAATGAGGGGTTGGGTAATGAAGGTCTGCGGTACTTCAAGAACATGAGAAGGAAATATGGCGTAAGACCGACGATTCATCACTATGGGTGTATAGTGGACATACTTGCTAGAGCAGGGCAATTGGACGAAGCTGAAGAGTTCATACGAAAGATGCCTATTGAAGCGGATGCAGTTATGTGGagaaatttgatttgggcttgtAATGTACACGGGGACATGGAAAGAGGTGAACGCTTAATGAAGAATCTCCAGCTCTTGGAGTCGAATGCTGATGATTGTGGGAGCTATGTACTCATCGGCAACGTCTATGCATCAGCCGGAAAATGGCACGATAAGGCGAAGGTTAGGGAATTGATGGATAAGAAGGGACTCAGGAAACCACCAGGATCCAGTAGGATTGAGATCGATGGGTTAATTCATGAATTCGTGGCGGGAGATTCAAGTCATCCAGAAGCAGAGAAGATATACGAGAAATTGGATGAGATTGAAGAGAAATTGCTTGAAGAAAAGCATAGTCCTAAACTTTCACAGGTACTGCTTGAAATAGACGATGAGGTTAAAGCATTTCAATTGCGCCACCACAGCGAAAAGCTTGCCGTTGCATTCGGGTTGATTAAGACCAATCCGGGGTCTGAAATACGGATAGTGAAGAACTTGAGGTCTTGCGAGGACTGCCATGCGGTGATGAAATTACTGTCCAAGATATACCAGAGGGAGATAATAATGAGGGATCGCATACGCTTCCACTATTTCAGGCACGGGGAATGCTCTTGCGGTGACTGCTGGTAA
- the LOC104418853 gene encoding protein CASPARIAN STRIP INTEGRITY FACTOR 1 isoform X1: MGLVLLKKISLLFLLLSASLLSTSLAGRPYKITSRLAKEVNPNAVTYEEGSQDGDEATAVHERILKENTHDYGKYDPAPALVRPPFKLIPN; encoded by the exons ATGGGACTAGTGCTCCTGAAGAAGATCAGTCTTCTGTTTCTCCTCCTCTCAGCTTCTCTTCTATCTACTTCTCTGGCAG GCCGACCGTACAAGATCACGAGTAGGTTGGCCAAGGAAGTGAATCCAAATGCTGTTACATATGAG GAGGGGTCACAGGATGGAGATGAGGCAACTGCTGTTCATGAAAGGATTCTGAAAGAGAACACCCATGACTATGGCAAGTACGACCCTGCGCCAGCCCTTGTTCGACCTCCTTTCAAGCTCATTCCCAACTGA
- the LOC104418853 gene encoding protein CASPARIAN STRIP INTEGRITY FACTOR 1 isoform X2 gives MGLVLLKKISLLFLLLSASLLSTSLAGRPYKITSRLAKEVNPNAVTYEDGDEATAVHERILKENTHDYGKYDPAPALVRPPFKLIPN, from the exons ATGGGACTAGTGCTCCTGAAGAAGATCAGTCTTCTGTTTCTCCTCCTCTCAGCTTCTCTTCTATCTACTTCTCTGGCAG GCCGACCGTACAAGATCACGAGTAGGTTGGCCAAGGAAGTGAATCCAAATGCTGTTACATATGAG GATGGAGATGAGGCAACTGCTGTTCATGAAAGGATTCTGAAAGAGAACACCCATGACTATGGCAAGTACGACCCTGCGCCAGCCCTTGTTCGACCTCCTTTCAAGCTCATTCCCAACTGA
- the LOC104418855 gene encoding late embryogenesis abundant protein encodes MANLRDEYGNPIQLTDQRGNPVQLTDEFGRPMHISGVATTTTSSGSVTGVGDQHHPHEQWQERREEGEAGELRRSGSSSSSSSEEDDGQGGRRKKKGIKDKLKEKITGGKHKDEHSEEATETTTVKVEHHEQQHEKKSMMDKIKEKLPGHHSH; translated from the exons atGGCTAATTTGAGAGACGAGTATGGGAACCCAATACAGCTCACCGACCAGCGTGGCAACCCCGTGCAGCTGACCGACGAGTTCGGCAGACCCATGCACATCTCCGGcgtcgccaccaccaccacctccagcGGTTCCGTCACCGGCGTCGGGGATCAGCACCACCCGCATGAGCAGTGGCAGGAGCGCCGCGAGGAGGGTGAGGCCGGCGAGCTCCGCCGCTCTGGCAGTTCTAGCTCCAGCTCG TCAGAGGAGGACGATGGGCAAGgtgggaggaggaagaagaaaggcatCAAAGACAAGCTCAAGGAGAAAATCACCGGGGGGAAGCACAAGGACGAGCACTCCGAAGAAGCCACGGAGACCACCACCGTCAAGGTCGAGCATCACGAGCAGCAGCACGAGAAGAAAAGCATGATGGACAAGATCAAAGAGAAGCTACCTGGCCACCATAGCCATTAA
- the LOC104418856 gene encoding BEL1-like homeodomain protein 7, translating to MSTYYTSSSDQRDAAPVLYLREHAPTSHAEEPLLPGNNMTYVTSGFFSSALTGNPQQQSNGMDMLSVGGLDTMPQHQAMFSGLGGSQMSDHGLAGWRDGRNEMLFMQPMASHSTVQDGQNMQGQGLSLSLGTHIPSGIHIPSSQYRSQNLGLTAFLSPNSSKSAESNSRNGSTVDEQPRSAEFFPQSLVGANQDLNTGNFSVNGMSNMSRMLSNSRYLRAAQQLLDEVVNVRKALKQSDSEKIKKSEEGDEDSKKDVVSNPQESDGNSAGDLSQAERQELQSKLAKLSSMLDEVDRRYKQYYYQMQIVVSSFDVIAGPGAAKPYTALALQTISRHFRCLRDAISTQIQATRKSLGEQDASGSSKGVGIPRLRFLDQQLRQQRALQQLGMMQQHAWRPQRGLPESSVSILRAWLFEHFLHPYPKDSDKILLARQTGLTRSQVSNWFINARVRLWKPMVEEMYKEEIGDAEMDSNSSSDTAKPKTGDIKSSMEDRVEEVQQSSTATQRCSSGQLMDSSFDRTPDVEMAGHSVGFNYLNGRHRDVEAEYGQMKLNGEQAGVDDCGLFQNSMVQSGSNNDRFMAAAAAYQMAELGRFGGGSGVSLTLGLQHCEGGTMPVSTGAHSGFLAMRGDDMYNQAASSIGTETTEFESINIGNQQQRFGSTQLLHDFVA from the exons ATGTCGACTTACTATACCAGTTCCAGTGACCAAAGAGATGCTGCACCTGTTCTATACTTACGAGAACACGCCCCCACATCGCACGCTGAAGAACCTCTTCTTCCTGGCAATAATATGACATATGTAACTTCTGGTTTCTTCTCGAGTGCATTGACCGGGAATCCTCAGCAGCAAAGTAATGGCATGGATATGTTGTCTGTTGGTGGTCTGGATACTATGCCGCAGCACCAAGCTATGTTTTCTGGCCTTGGTGGGTCCCAAATGAGCGATCATGGTTTGGCTGGGTGGAGAGATGGGAGGAATGAGATGCTTTTTATGCAGCCAATGGCCAGCCACTCAACAGTCCAAGATGGTCAGAACATGCAGGGACAGGGACTTTCACTTAGTTTGGGGACGCATATTCCCTCAGGCATCCACATTCCTTCGAGTCAATATCGGAGTCAGAACTTGGGTTTAACTGCGTTCTTAAGTCCTAATTCGTCAAAATCGGCTGAAAGCAATAGTAGAAATGGCTCCACTGTTGATGAACAACCAAGAAGTGCAGAGTTCTTCCCCCAGAGTCTAGTAGGAGCCAACCAAGACTTGAACACAGGGAACTTTTCTGTAAATGGAATGTCAAACATGTCAAGAATGCTTTCGAATTCTAGATACCTAAGGGCAGCTCAACAGCTGCTTGATGAGGTTGTTAATGTTCGGAAAGCTTTGAAGCAATCTGATAGTGAGAAGATTAAGAAGTCTGAAGAGGGAGATGAGGATTCCAAGAAAGACGTGGTCTCAAATCCTCAAGAGTCGGATGGTAATTCCGCTGGCGACCTTTCACAGGCTGAAAGACAAGAATTGCAGAGCAAGTTGGCCAAACTTTCGTCAATGTTGGATGAG GTTGATAGAAGGTACAAACAGTATTACTATCAGATGCAGATTGTAGTGTCGTCCTTCGACGTGATAGCAGGACCTGGTGCTGCTAAACCATACACAGCCCTTGCCCTTCAGACGATATCGCGCCACTTTAGGTGCTTGCGAGATGCAATAAGCACCCAAATTCAAGCAACCCGTAAGAGTCTTGGGGAACAAGATGCTTCTGGAAGCAGTAAAGGAGTGGGAATACCCCGGCTTCGTTTTTTGGACCAGCAGCTCAGGCAGCAACGAGCCCTACAGCAGCTTGGGATGATGCAACAGCATGCATGGAGGCCGCAAAGAGGACTTCCTGAGAGTTCTGTTTCTATTCTTCGGGCCTGGCTATTTGAGCATTTTCTTCATCC TTACCCAAAGGATTCTGACAAAATCCTGCTTGCAAGGCAGACAGGCTTGACAAGAAGTCAG GTCTCGAATTGGTTCATCAATGCAAGAGTGCGTCTCTGGAAACCTATGGTCGAAGAAATGTACAAAGAAGAGATTGGGGATGCGGAAATGGACTCCAACTCATCCTCCGACACAGCCAAGCCAAAAACAGGAGATATCAAGTCCTCCATGGAGGACCGGGTGGAAGAAGTGCAACAGAGTTCAACAGCTACACAGAGATGCAGCTCAGGCCAGCTCATGGACTCATCATTCGACCGGACTCCAGATGTCGAAATGGCAGGCCACTCTGTGGGATTCAACTACCTGAACGGGAGACATAGAGATGTCGAAGCTGAATATGGCCAGATGAAGCTAAATGGAGAGCAAGCTGGTGTCGACGATTGCGGTCTCTTCCAGAATTCCATGGTTCAGTCCGGCAGCAACAATGACAGGTTTATGGCTGCTGCCGCTGCCTATCAAATGGCCGAGCTGGGAAGGTTTGGGGGAGGGAGCGGGGTGTCCCTTACTCTGGGACTGCAACATTGCGAGGGAGGCACCATGCCCGTCTCTACTGGTGCCCACAGCGGCTTCCTGGCCATGAGAGGGGATGACATGTACAACCAGGCGGCTTCTTCCATAGGCACCGAGACGACAGAATTTGAAAGCATCAACATCGGGAACCAGCAGCAGAGGTTTGGTTCCACGCAATTGTTACACGATTTCGTGGCGTGA